The Natrinema sp. SYSU A 869 DNA segment CTACGCGATGGGGCGTTTCTCCCACGAAAATTCTGTGGTGATGCCTGACCAGAAGACGGTCTACATGAGCGACGACGGGACGGGCACGGTCTTCTTCAAGTTCGTCGCCGACGAGCCAGGCGACCTCTCCGCAGGCACACTGTACGCTGCCCGTGCCAAACAAGAACGTGGCTATAACCCCGCAGATGTTGGGTTCAGCCTCGACTGGATCGAACTTGCTCATGTGACTGACGAACAGGTTGAGCAGTGGATCGCAGAGTATGATGATCAAGGCTCCTCAACGGATCCGAACTACGTCACTGATAAAGATGTACAGAAATGGGCTAGTGGGAATGCTGAGGATGACCGCGCAGCGTTCCTCGAATCACGTGCGGCTGCGGCCGCCGTCGGTGCGACCGACGAGTTCCGCAAGATGGAGGGCGTCAATGTCAAGTCGAATGCACAGCCCGGTGATTTCCTCTACATGGCTATGTCGGAAGTCAACGAGACAATGTCCGACTGGGAAGGTGACCTCCAACTGAAGGGGAACGACTACGGTGCAGTCTACCGGATGCGCTTGGATGGAAGGTACGACGTCCGTAAGATGGTGCCAGTCGTGGCTGGCGGTCCCGGGGCAAATATCTGTGGTGGGTGTCCATATGACGCTAAACCGAACTCAAAAGTACGGTCTGTCAGGATTGTGAGTTTAATCCGGCAAAGAAGACGAGAACGGTGTTGTCGGTGCGGGGATGCAGAAGGTGAAAGACACCTTCTCGCGCCGAGAGATCGACCCTGAGAACACCATTGCAAACCCCGATAACCTGCTAGTGATGGAAGACGGTCGCGTCATCATCGGTGAGGATTCCGGTCTCCACCGCCCGAACATGATGTGGCTGCTAAACCTTGGCCAACAGTAACCAACACTCCGTTTCTATCTCCTTATTCCCTCGTATTACCCGTTCAGTTCGCATACCTACCTACCATCCTATTCGTCCTAATTCATAATGAAATTTAGACAATGAACAAACGAGCAGAGGAGAACTATATAGGTTCTCCTACTCCGGACCCGCAAGGACCTGCACATTGGACTGCGTCACGCAGAGACGAAACTCACCAACCGAGAATCTTACCTCGAGATTAGTGCCTGCTGAGTCGACGAGTTGCTCGAGCGCTTCGATGTCGATCACCCGTTGGAATTGGTACTCGTCATGACTGAGTCCCTGCTCTTCGAGTGTAGTGACAATCTCGAGGAGGAGATTTCGCTCACTCATCCACCATCACCTCGTCGACGACATCGATGATCTCCGCGGCTGTCGAACTGACCACGGGTCAACTCTGACTCGTCGATATCGACGTCGAAGACCACGTCCTTGACGCGGTCCTCGGTAAATTCGATATCTCTGATGTTCACAGTCGTGAGGACATCACGGAGGCAACGGTTCAGGAACAGTAGTTCCGGTTCAGAGAGCATAGTCTTGTTCCGCAGTCTCGACAATATCAACCGGGCATCGAACCTATTCGATCCCGGTCGTGAAAGGGCCATATCGGGGCAGCCAGCCGTCCGATACCGTTCGATACCGGGATTACCTCCTATCTTTTTTATATTTTCGTGAAGCCATCCATCGAAACCATTAATACCGTGTTCATGGCCACATGGGGTGGGCCTACTGGCCTGATGTGATCACATGCCCGAAGTACGATTCGAGGTGGACACCGACGCGCCACCCGACGAACAGCCGGGGGACAATCCGTTCAACCGCTGGCACCCCGACATCGAGTCTGTCGTCACCGCCGAACCGGGGGAGACGGTTCGACTTGAGTGTCTGGACTGGACGGGCGGACAGATACGCGACAACGACGACGCGAATGAGGTCCGCGACGTGGACCTGAACCAGGTCCACTACCTGAGCGGACCGGTAGCGGTCGAGGGCGCCGAACCGGGAGACCTGCTGAAGACGACGCTGCTCGATATCGGCGCGCTGAACGAGCGATCCGAGTACGGGTTCACAGGAATCTTCTCGCAGCAAAACGGCGGCGGCTTCCTTACCGATCACTTCCCCGACGCGGCAAAGGCAATCTGGGACCTCGACGGGACCTACGTTTCCTCAAGACACATCCCGGATGTCTACTACGAAGGGAAGATCCATCCCGGACTCATCGGGACGGCTCCCTCGCAGGAACTGCTCGAAGAGTGGAACGAACGCGAACAGGAACTGATCGAGAAGCACGCCGAGGATCCGGAGTCGATCCAGAACCACCCGACCGGCGAATCGGAGCCGCCGGTCGCATCGCCCCCGACAACGGACGGCGCATTGCCCGGTGAAGCCTCCGGCGATGCTGCCGATCGGATCGCTGAAGAGGGCGCCAGAACGGTTCCACCGCGGGAACACGGTGGCAACTGCGACATCAAGGACCTCTCGCTGGGCTCGACGATCTACTTCCCGGTGTTCGTCGAGGGCGGGAAGTTCGGCATCGGCGACATCCACGCCTCCCAGGGCGACGGAGAGATCACGTTCTGTGGCGCCATCGAGATGGCCGGCTACGTC contains these protein-coding regions:
- a CDS encoding alkaline phosphatase PhoX codes for the protein MTAGANPDFNGFVPTDEDSNEGYLFTNWETQPGMVSRMHISQRSDQGEWSVHEKQNLDFRPVEGTWNNCFGTVSPWGTPLTSEEYEPDAYAWFHPDETGYGNPEQRFEDYLGYFGNPYRYGYIVEIENPTADDPAPVKHYAMGRFSHENSVVMPDQKTVYMSDDGTGTVFFKFVADEPGDLSAGTLYAARAKQERGYNPADVGFSLDWIELAHVTDEQVEQWIAEYDDQGSSTDPNYVTDKDVQKWASGNAEDDRAAFLESRAAAAAVGATDEFRKMEGVNVKSNAQPGDFLYMAMSEVNETMSDWEGDLQLKGNDYGAVYRMRLDGRYDVRKMVPVVAGGPGANICGGCPYDAKPNSKVRSVRIVSLIRQRRRERCCRCGDAEGERHLLAPRDRP
- the fmdA gene encoding formamidase, giving the protein MPEVRFEVDTDAPPDEQPGDNPFNRWHPDIESVVTAEPGETVRLECLDWTGGQIRDNDDANEVRDVDLNQVHYLSGPVAVEGAEPGDLLKTTLLDIGALNERSEYGFTGIFSQQNGGGFLTDHFPDAAKAIWDLDGTYVSSRHIPDVYYEGKIHPGLIGTAPSQELLEEWNEREQELIEKHAEDPESIQNHPTGESEPPVASPPTTDGALPGEASGDAADRIAEEGARTVPPREHGGNCDIKDLSLGSTIYFPVFVEGGKFGIGDIHASQGDGEITFCGAIEMAGYVDVKFELVKDGMSKFGIDHPIFEPGHRGPDFSNYVVFEGYSVTEDGEQRYMDPHVAYRRAALDAIEYLTKFGYTEEQAYMILGTVPIEGRQSGIVDIPNACSTIALPKEVFEFDISPDALDEAGDLGQVPITDDPLG